The genomic region ATAATCGCGGCCTAGTCTACTTCTATAGCGGTCAACCTCAAAAAGCTCAGGCCGATTACAATCGAGCGATCGCCCTTGACCCTCAGCTTACCGAAGCCTACAATAACCGCGCCAACTACTCAGTTTCCATCGGTCACTTACAAGAAGCCCTCGCAGACTACGATCGCGCCATTGACCTCAACCCCTTCAATATCCGCGCCTGGATTAACCGAGGCATCACTTACCGCAACCTAGGACAATACGAGCGTTCCCTAGACGATCTTGATTTTGCCCTGCGCCTCGGCCGCCTCACCGGCCACATTTACGCCGAACGCGGTCGCACCTATCATCGGATGGGAGATTGGAACTGTGCCGTCGCTGATTATCAACGAGCCTTAAAGCAATTCTCCTCATTGGCTTCGCTTTGCTCGCCGGCCGATCAGCGCCAGCACCTCCGAGTCAAAACCTGGTTAAACGAACTGTACCAAGCCTGTTAACTTGTCGTTAACGACTCTGATTTTTCCCGTAAGCAGAAACATAGGGAACTGCGGGCTGTTCGACATTGGCACTTTTCCCTTCAATCCAAATCACCGGGCGCTGTCGCGGATCGATCCGGTGCCCTTGTTCCTGCATCAGGCGTTTAGCCTGGTTCGGGTCAAAAGAACTATTAAACTCAGAGTGCAAGCGGTTAACTCGCGTTTCTACCCGTTGGACCTCTTGCTCAACCTCCTCTAACCGCGCTTGCACGGTTTGGTGGTAAGGCACAAGGCGGACTAAACCAGAAATTGCAGCCAAACTCAAAATAGAATAAACCGACAGCTTAATCCCAATTTCCCAACCTAGAATTTGGGGCGAAACCGGACGAGGGGCGGGTGCAGCACTGCGGGAAATGCGCCGACGCGCTACGGGGGAAACAGCAGGGCGTTTCAGCGGGCTAACCGATTTAGGTTGAGTTGCGTGCATGGAATAATGACTCGCAAAAAAAAGTGCAACTGAACTGGACACTGGCTTCTCATTAAAACACACAGTTTTGCGTGGAAAGAAGCTTTTGGCTCAAATTAGCGAGCCTTTTTG from Desertifilum tharense IPPAS B-1220 harbors:
- a CDS encoding tetratricopeptide repeat protein — its product is MNVSSSVQRQIHHSRYPRIFVALKSGKAVRAHYQGQKYRYSSTSKACRTPVSEAQLQRQASLKAQKGHYSEALALLSQLIDQSPATAKYYNNRGLVYFYSGQPQKAQADYNRAIALDPQLTEAYNNRANYSVSIGHLQEALADYDRAIDLNPFNIRAWINRGITYRNLGQYERSLDDLDFALRLGRLTGHIYAERGRTYHRMGDWNCAVADYQRALKQFSSLASLCSPADQRQHLRVKTWLNELYQAC